From Pseudomonas fluorescens:
GAAAGCCCGTGGCACAGCCTTACAAACGCATCTGATACGGTTTTTTCGTCGTCATCTGGGTCTGTATCGAAAACCGCCCGGGGCGGACAATGGCACACATCCCGACACTTCTGTCGCTCCCCTTCCCTTCGGAGGCCTTATGACCAAGATGGCACTTTTCCTGTTCGGCTTTTTGGTACTGACCATCGGCATCGGCCTGTTGGCGACCATTTCGCCGGTCTGATCAACTGGCAAACAGCATCGGATACAGTGATAGCACCAACAAACCCGCCATCGACAGGTTGAACAACCGCAACCAGCGTGACTCGCGCAACACATTGCGCAGGCCCGTGCCGCAGCCCACCCACACGCACACACTGGGCAGGTTGACCACGGCAAAGACCAGCGCAATCACCAGCACGTTGGTGACATAGCCCTCGACCGGCGTGTAGGTGGTGATGGCTCCCAGCGCCATGATCCACGCCTTGGGGTTGACCCACTGGAACGCCGCCGCCCCCAGGAAGGTCATGGGCGTGCCGTGCTCATCACTGCTTTCGGACATGCCGCCCGCGGTCGCGATCTTCCACGCCAGGTACAGCAGGTAC
This genomic window contains:
- a CDS encoding LysE family translocator; protein product: MFMSTSLLSAFVLFAFVSSITPGPNNTMLLASGVNFGFRRSMPHALGISIGFMLLVISVGLGLGEVFKLFPWAYTLLRYVGAAYLLYLAWKIATAGGMSESSDEHGTPMTFLGAAAFQWVNPKAWIMALGAITTYTPVEGYVTNVLVIALVFAVVNLPSVCVWVGCGTGLRNVLRESRWLRLFNLSMAGLLVLSLYPMLFAS